The following is a genomic window from Sphaerodactylus townsendi isolate TG3544 linkage group LG16, MPM_Stown_v2.3, whole genome shotgun sequence.
CCTGACgcacttcctcccttccttcgtTCTTCCGGCCTCAGGCGCCCGCGGCTCCCCTTTGCGGCGTCTCCGTCCGGCTCCTCTCGCGCTCCGCCGCTGCCTCCTTCGCCTCCTGCGGCTCTTCCCTCCTGGGCCCGGGCCAACCCGGAAGTGGCGAGCGGGCGCCGAGTCCAGCTCCGCCCATGGCCGGAAGCGGCTTTTCTCACGCTCGCTCCAGCACGTCAGTTCCGTCTCGTTTTCGGCCTGGAGGGTTCTTGTACGTCATTTCCGGGGGGCGCTCTTCCTCCACGCTTGGGTGGCCAGCCCCAggtagggaaatacctggagatttggggagtggggcttagaaggggcggggtttggggaggggcttcaagggGTTAGAAGGCAGAGTCCATCCTGCCATTCGCCTGGTGAGctccagccaccgcctggaggttggcaaccctctcctcccccagcCTCCAACAGACAGCCCGCCCGTCTGCGGTGTCACGGGTACCTGAGGACAGACGCGTGGGCCAACGCGCGTCACCGATTGGTCGGCGCGTTCGTGACATCACGCAAAACGGCTTGGGAGCAGTGAGGGGATGGCGGGGAGTGGCCTGCGTCCTacgccctgattggctggcagtgtTTGTGACGTAGACGACCGGAACTTGTCGTGGCTGCCGTTGGGAGCTGCTCGAGGCGGCGTGGAGGGGCCGCGTGGAATCCTGGTGCCCACGAGGAGGCTCGCTCGCGAAGCAGGTGGGAGGTGCCAGGCTGTGCAGATTGATGTAAATTGGGTAGCAAGGGGAAGCCTTAAGTCaaaggtgtcaaattcgcggctctccagatgttatggactacagttcccatcatcccctgccagcatgatgggaactgtagtccataacatctggagggccgcgagtttgacacctgtgccttaagaaATGAGAGGCTTCCTTCCGCTCCCGCCACCAAAGTCCCATAGGAGTCtcgcctacttcacagggttgttgtgaggacaaaaaggGAGCGCCGCACTTGCCGCCCGTAATTACATAGAGGGCTGGACTTCATCATAAAAATCCCACTTAAAATGGACAGTGTATGCCAATAGTGAGGTGTGGCGGTTAGAGTGTTGCATTaaggtttagggcaggggtagggaacctgcggctctccagatgttcaggaactacaattcccatcagcccctgtcagcatggccaattggccccctGACCAGATAAAAGTCCCACTCCTGGATGgcgccccctccccatgcccaattggccatgctggcaggggctgatgggaattgtagttcctgaacatctggagaggcgcaggttccctacccctggtttagggagaCGTGGGTTCGAGTCCACAATCAGCTGTCACGATCACTTTAGTCAGCCTATCTCAGAAGGTCGTTTTGAGGGCAAAATGCAGGAGAAGAGAAGCATGAGcactgcttggagctctttgcggaTAGTTAATTATGTAAATGAAAATGGAATAAATCATCACACACTTTTCCAGGTTCAGTAATTTGTATACATCCCAGCATGGTTGGAATATCTTATTGTCTCCGTTGAATCAGCTCTAAGGGTACTACAGAAACCTGCTGATATAATATCAGAGCCTGCGTCCATGACGTTTGAGAATTGTTTTGAGAACGGCTGAAGCGTGGCAGGTTGAAGACAggcaaatgttgtccccatcttcaaacaGGGTGAAAAAGAAGGATCCAGGTAACTTCCAGCCTGCCAGCTTCTATGCCGAGAAACGTTTTAGAATAAACCTTCAACCAGTTAGTCCTTGAGTGTTTAGGAAGGATGGCTTCGTCAAGAACGTCAAAATACCTAATCTTTTTTGAGAGAGTTGGGGAATGGGAGCATCAGGGGAAAGCTGTGGGCATATTTATCCAGTTGGGGAATGGGAGCATCAGGGGAAAACTGTGGGCATAGTTTATCTTGATACAGTCATGGTTTGGGTAGGGTTCCACATGATATCCTTTTTGACAAGCTGGTAAAATGTGGTGTAACCAGATCAGACCCAAAGAGTGCTTGTTAATGGTTCCTCATCCTCTTCAGGAGAAGTGACAACTGGAATGGCTCAGAGATCTTTCCTGGGCCCTGCATTGTTCAATATCTTTTTGGATGAAGGGATAAGAGGGATAGAAGGGATGCTTATTCCATTTGCCGATGATACTTGGGACGGGTAGCAGATACAGTAGAAGACAGAGTCAAGATACATGAAGGTCTTGACAGGCTGGAAACCGGGCTAAAACttaacatgaatttcaacagagatggtttgccaacaGAGATGAACACAAAGTTTTGCATTTTAGGAtagaaaaatcaaatgcataattatggGATGGGGGAAGAGTTCCCTTGACAGTAGTGcatacaaaaagaagaagaagagtttggatttatatcccccctttctctcctgcaggagactcaaaggggcttacaatctccttgcccttcccccctcacaacaaacaccctgtgaggtgggtggggctgagagagctccgagaagctgtgactaacccaaggtcacccagctggcatgtgtgggagtgtacaggctaatctgaattccccagagaagcctccacagctcaggcggcagagctgggaatcaaacccggctcctccagattagatacacgagctcttaacctcctacgccactgctgctcctgggagtcTTTGTAGACCATACACTGAatagctaaaaaggcaaatgcaattTGGGACCGCATCAAATGAAGTATAGCGTCCATATCATGTGAAGTGATTGTATCACTTAACGCTGCTCTGGTTAGAcgtcacttggaatattgtgtccagttttgggcatCGCAGTtgaagaaggatgttgacaaactggaacatgtTCACAGGAAGACAATGAGGATGGTGGAGGCAgggacatatctacagaaaatgacacCCAGGGCAAGTTCTCAAATTGTGCCCCCTCacctcttgcaatctggatgttcTGTCTCTGTTGGTACACCTCAAGATCGCATTGGCTTTTTTTGTCATTGCATCACACTGATGGCTCATATTTAACGTACTGCCTACCCGTACCTCAAGATCTGGTTCTCACACTGCTACCCAgtagtgcagtggtggccaacctttggcactccagatgttatggactacaattccaaattggccatgctggcaggggctgatgggaattgtagtccataacatctgcagtgccaaaggttcgccaccacggcagtagTGTATCCCCatccagagagagaaagggggcaaagagaaagggagaaaaatgcgGGAAAGAGGGTAAGAGAGAGCTTTGGTGGGGGAAAACATCGCCTATACCCACCAGcaccacaaaaaaagaaagaagaggctgTAGTTGTGTTAAAATTATGATTAACATACGTCTAGGTGAGCAGTGGCCACGTGGAGACTGAGGGCGGCGACAAACCAGGGAAAGAacccccagtctcctcctggcTGTTGCTCACCTAGACGTATGTTAATCATAATTTTAACACAACCATAGACCTTTTTCTTGTGGTGATGGGAGTGCGGTAGTGGTGGCCGGGGGGTCCCCAGGCAGCTGAGACCCAGTTGTCTAAACTacctgttagaagaagaagagtttggatttatattctcgcctataaggagactcaaggtagcttggaagctcctttcccttcctctccccacaacagacaccttgtgaggtgggtggggctgagagagttccgaagaactgtgactagcccagggtcacccagcaggaatataggagacacatctggttcaccggataagcctctgccacacaggtggaggagtggggaatcaaacccaattctccagattagaatccacctgctcttaaccactacaccacgcaggctctcTTAGCTATTTAAGAGGTGATGGACACCAATAGTGTGCTTCAAgcagctttcttttgttcttgttaaaatatttatattctgctttttctgtGGAAGGAGATCTCATTATTTTAAACATTAGCAACTGTTCCGCCTAGCAGAACTCAAGGAGGcctaaaatatcaataaaatgactatgaaaaacacaataaaaacaataaatataaaacagcaattatttaaaaaaacatagatCTGAATTAGTCTGAAAACAGCTTACATTGTATAATATAGTAGTGAAGCCTGTTTACAAGGTGGGCCAATTAATCATGCCTGTATTCTACCTTTCTTCTAAGCAGCATAGAGCAGCATGCATTAAGTTAGTCCCATGAACTTCACAGCacgcctgtgaggtaggccaggtacAAAGAAGGtatcattaagaagaagaagaggagtttggatttatatcccccctttctctcctgtaggagactcaaaggggcttacaatctccttgccctttccccctcacaacaaacaccctgtgaggtaagtggggctgagagagcaccgagaagctgtgactagcccaaggtcacccagctggcgtgtgtgggagtgtacaggctaatctgatttccccagataagcctccacagctcaggtggcagagctgggaatcaaacccggttcctccagattagatatacgagctcttaacctcctacgccactgctgctccttcctagTTCAATGATCAATGGGAACCCATGTCTCGACCTTCCAAGCCCAACACCACACAAAACTGTACTGTGACCATCTGAAATTGGCCTAGTTTGCCACCTCGATCCTTCCAGTAATGCTACTGAAAATCTGTTCTCTTCTTAGTCTGCGGCCACGCTATGGATTACCTGTCTAAGCCTGGTCTCTTCAACCTAATTGCCGGAGTCGCCTGCGGGGTATGCCTGGGTTGGGCCCTTCGGAGACAGTTCCACCGCCCGTCCAAAGCCAGACTGGCCCTGGCTGCCAATGAACTGGGTGACGGGGCCACCAGTATGAGCGAAGGTGGGGAGTTCAAGATGGTGATTGTGGTCCGCACTGACCTGAAGATGGGGAAGGGCAAAGTGGCCGCCCAGTGCTCCCACGCCGCCGTCGCGTCTTACAAGCAAGTCAATCGCCTAAACCCCGAACTCCTGAAACAGTGGGAATATTGCGGCCAGCCCAAGGTGGTCTTGAAGGCTCCCGATGAGGAGACCCTCCTGCAACTCCTGGCAGAGGCCAAATCGGTGGGCTTGCCGGTCAGCTTAATCCAGGACGCAGGACGCACGCAGATCGCTCAGGGCTCCCGAACGGTCTTAGGCATCGGGCCAGGACCGGCTGAGATGGTGGATAAAGTCTCGGGCCACTTAAAACTCTTTTGAAGGGAAAAGAAACACATCCTGAAACGGTGGTGTGGAATATAATCACAATTCAttttctgctgggtttttttataaTATATGAAGATCATGCATCTACCTACACTCTGACGCTTGTTTCATAAATCAGTTTGTAAACCATTGTGCAATGCAAATGTTTTTAAGTACTttacattttacacacacagacaccatgGAGGTataacaaactgagtccatacaaaagtatcttcatgaaagcagaaagatctttaatatatgtctagatcagtgtttcccaacctttttgaggtcagggtacccttgacctcactcttcatatctcatggtacccctgccgccaccctccaccttcccctcccattgcccctgcttgccacacaccccaccttcccctcccagggtgacgggaagcactgggggtgggggtggctgctaaccttgtggcaggccctgccccatgggctagctccatgtccttgctggcgccggtgggagacaccacaaaaatgaggggggggggtagtgttgctgcggtacccctgggacatgctcacggcaccccagggtaccagggaaccctggttgagaatggctggtctagatgAAACATGGTCCTTGAGAGAACTGAACTCCCAAAGTACAGtaaaacatgaagagaacttttggGTCCGCCTTTTTTTAGATACTTTCACACACAAGGCTAGACCAGTCTGGGAATAGCGCCAAGCAAGAGATAACACAAACGGCAACAGTAGAAACAGGTGTAAGGAAGAAACAGTCACATTccaatcttgggtgctgtgtggtttctggcctgtatggccgtgttctagcagcattctctcctgacgtttcgcctgcatctgtggctggcatcttcagaggaactgatgttgggaaagcaagtggagtatatatacctgttggagtgtccagggtgggtgaagaaacattg
Proteins encoded in this region:
- the PTRH2 gene encoding peptidyl-tRNA hydrolase 2, mitochondrial isoform X1, coding for MAGSGFSHARSSTSVPSRFRPGGFLYVISGGRSSSTLGWPAPVCGHAMDYLSKPGLFNLIAGVACGVCLGWALRRQFHRPSKARLALAANELGDGATSMSEGGEFKMVIVVRTDLKMGKGKVAAQCSHAAVASYKQVNRLNPELLKQWEYCGQPKVVLKAPDEETLLQLLAEAKSVGLPVSLIQDAGRTQIAQGSRTVLGIGPGPAEMVDKVSGHLKLF
- the PTRH2 gene encoding peptidyl-tRNA hydrolase 2, mitochondrial isoform X2; the encoded protein is MDYLSKPGLFNLIAGVACGVCLGWALRRQFHRPSKARLALAANELGDGATSMSEGGEFKMVIVVRTDLKMGKGKVAAQCSHAAVASYKQVNRLNPELLKQWEYCGQPKVVLKAPDEETLLQLLAEAKSVGLPVSLIQDAGRTQIAQGSRTVLGIGPGPAEMVDKVSGHLKLF